The following coding sequences are from one Treponema bryantii window:
- a CDS encoding methyl-accepting chemotaxis protein, whose amino-acid sequence MKLNGKFSFIILFTVFQSVILTVFSIVNITQIQNLKNYQIMEIKTESQLASIVDYLEKMDYWDFEIETAYSAFDSKKTSITESFNYLLENPVIDSFPEDLKSSLKQTKLTWQLLNDSFGPVENILKTMEATKPNTSVLTSIKSFGIRETANLYTQDEDILNLLSLTEDAHTQIKKIRLLYVSLMELNTKTLNYIERIVLERETKFVAITIIFAAVTSIILACMIFFVTSKISKRIIKVKDVTSTLAEKDFTANVNPEGSDEMHMLMANISDMVTQINNFFLLVKSTAKKAIDAEAIINESANSTATASTQIDSNIDEMSKKFTEMVEVMNAAIGVIAEMNVHVDTLVKSNNVQTTAIENSNSAVKEVVKTLESMSKMAEERMESAQEMHTYVADGDDKITATNEILGHVAEQLDEVYEVVTIINNVAEQTNLLSMNAAIESAHAGEAGKGFGVVAEEIRSLAEETSENADKISRVVNAIVQAVENANKSSQSAFEAFEKVSAHADQIVSSLQEITGGIGRIDSQMLQIKQRSEETSSAADEMNKYCGDLAGKQQKVSQQVDNMNEVFFQAILSLKKIKEETADIVQKMKNVSSSSDESYRNLSELETVLEEFKTSEVGKTVMEEPVAVEPEADVPVVNEKPGVNEKPAVIEKPVVIEAPAAVEKTEEPEIPEIMEEEIPIMEDEVKEEAPAAPVEKKSGGFEMFSRSNSGSDIFATSSETSEVDEVKEIGERGVVGAENENVKLVYKSPSLDEINAKLNQLAMAGGFGISDDMFKNDDLESTILQK is encoded by the coding sequence ATGAAACTTAATGGCAAATTCTCTTTTATAATTCTTTTTACTGTTTTTCAGTCTGTAATTCTTACAGTCTTTTCAATCGTAAATATTACTCAGATTCAAAATCTTAAAAATTACCAGATAATGGAAATCAAAACTGAATCTCAGCTTGCATCCATAGTTGATTATCTGGAAAAAATGGATTACTGGGATTTTGAAATAGAAACAGCTTATTCTGCATTTGATTCTAAAAAAACATCAATTACAGAATCCTTTAATTATCTTCTTGAAAATCCGGTAATTGATTCATTCCCGGAAGATTTAAAATCCAGCCTCAAACAGACAAAACTTACCTGGCAGCTGCTTAATGACAGCTTTGGACCAGTTGAAAATATTTTAAAAACAATGGAAGCAACAAAGCCTAATACTTCCGTGCTCACAAGTATCAAAAGTTTTGGTATCCGTGAAACAGCAAATCTTTATACACAGGATGAAGATATTTTAAATCTTTTAAGCCTCACAGAGGATGCTCATACACAGATTAAAAAAATCCGACTTCTCTATGTTTCTCTTATGGAGCTGAACACAAAAACCCTTAATTATATAGAAAGAATTGTTCTGGAAAGAGAAACTAAATTCGTTGCAATTACAATTATTTTTGCAGCAGTTACATCAATCATTCTTGCTTGCATGATTTTCTTTGTTACTTCAAAGATTTCTAAGCGAATCATCAAGGTAAAGGATGTTACTTCTACACTTGCAGAAAAAGACTTTACTGCAAATGTAAATCCTGAAGGAAGCGATGAAATGCATATGCTGATGGCAAATATCAGCGATATGGTTACACAGATAAATAACTTCTTCCTGCTTGTAAAATCTACTGCAAAAAAAGCAATTGATGCAGAAGCAATAATCAATGAATCTGCTAATAGTACGGCAACAGCTTCAACTCAGATTGATTCAAATATTGATGAAATGAGTAAGAAGTTTACAGAAATGGTAGAAGTTATGAATGCTGCAATTGGCGTAATTGCGGAAATGAATGTTCATGTTGATACGCTGGTTAAGAGTAATAATGTTCAGACTACCGCAATTGAAAACAGTAACAGCGCAGTAAAAGAAGTTGTTAAGACCCTTGAGTCCATGAGCAAGATGGCTGAAGAGCGAATGGAAAGTGCACAGGAAATGCATACTTATGTAGCCGATGGTGATGATAAGATTACTGCTACAAATGAAATCCTTGGACACGTCGCTGAACAGCTTGATGAAGTTTATGAAGTTGTAACAATCATCAATAACGTTGCAGAGCAGACAAACCTTCTTTCTATGAATGCTGCAATTGAGTCTGCACATGCCGGTGAAGCAGGTAAGGGCTTTGGTGTCGTTGCTGAGGAAATCCGTTCTCTGGCAGAGGAAACTTCTGAAAATGCAGATAAGATTTCCCGCGTTGTAAATGCAATCGTACAGGCTGTTGAAAATGCAAACAAATCGAGTCAGTCTGCATTTGAGGCTTTTGAAAAGGTTAGTGCTCATGCAGATCAGATAGTAAGTTCATTGCAGGAAATTACTGGCGGAATTGGAAGAATTGATTCACAGATGCTTCAGATTAAACAGCGTAGTGAAGAAACTTCTTCTGCCGCAGATGAGATGAACAAATACTGTGGAGATCTTGCAGGAAAACAGCAGAAGGTTTCTCAGCAGGTTGATAACATGAATGAGGTATTCTTCCAGGCTATTCTTTCGCTTAAGAAGATTAAGGAAGAGACTGCAGATATTGTACAGAAGATGAAGAATGTTAGTTCTTCAAGTGATGAAAGTTACAGAAACCTGTCAGAGCTTGAAACTGTACTTGAAGAGTTCAAGACAAGTGAAGTTGGAAAGACTGTAATGGAAGAGCCTGTCGCTGTTGAACCAGAGGCTGACGTTCCAGTTGTAAATGAGAAGCCTGGAGTAAATGAGAAGCCTGCAGTAATTGAAAAGCCGGTTGTAATCGAAGCCCCTGCTGCTGTTGAAAAAACTGAAGAACCTGAAATTCCGGAAATAATGGAAGAAGAAATTCCTATAATGGAAGATGAAGTAAAAGAAGAAGCCCCTGCTGCTCCAGTAGAAAAGAAATCTGGCGGTTTTGAAATGTTCAGCAGATCTAATTCGGGAAGTGACATTTTTGCAACTTCGTCAGAAACTTCTGAAGTTGATGAGGTTAAAGAAATTGGTGAAAGAGGAGTTGTCGGGGCAGAAAACGAGAATGTAAAACTTGTATACAAGAGCCCAAGCCTTGATGAAATCAATGCAAAACTGAATCAGCTTGCAATGGCTGGTGGCTTTGGAATCAGTGATGACATGTTCAAAAATGATGATTTAGAAAGTACTATTTTACAAAAATAA
- a CDS encoding MarR family winged helix-turn-helix transcriptional regulator has translation MDVNSSISLLSNIHSITADFLTERLKNKGFPEFASSHGNILFQLSVNEKMTMGDLAEKINRDKSTTTVLVRKLEAEGFITGEPDPSDKRSRIIYLADKGKQFNSIAQELSKELLDTFYKDFSDTEKEKFFKSLLKIKKNFSQCTQR, from the coding sequence ATGGACGTAAATTCTTCTATTTCACTACTTTCTAACATTCATTCTATTACAGCTGATTTTCTTACTGAAAGGCTTAAAAATAAGGGGTTTCCGGAATTTGCTTCTTCTCATGGAAATATTCTTTTTCAGCTCAGTGTTAATGAAAAAATGACTATGGGAGATCTGGCTGAAAAAATTAACCGCGATAAGTCTACAACTACTGTGCTAGTAAGAAAACTTGAGGCTGAAGGATTCATTACAGGAGAACCAGACCCGTCAGACAAACGCAGCCGAATAATCTATCTTGCAGATAAAGGCAAACAGTTTAACTCAATTGCACAGGAACTTTCGAAAGAACTTCTGGATACATTTTACAAGGACTTTTCTGATACAGAAAAAGAGAAGTTTTTTAAATCTCTGCTAAAAATCAAAAAGAATTTCTCACAGTGCACACAGAGATAA
- a CDS encoding ABC transporter permease subunit, whose amino-acid sequence MTILAVLSYACPLILCSIGALFTEYAGCLALFLDGLVSFSAFLFYTFTVTTGSAILGAVMACLGAVGITLTFSAVVERGGANRFIAAIAMNLLFGALCSCLSSVIFGTRGVLAAELFRFSANSARAATVVVTAVLVAIAVIFLRYGRHGLYIRIAGSDADVLQAKGVNPGVIRTLSWSLAALYGSAAGCFLAMRLSSFVPNISSGRGWMALAVVFLGKKKPLRIVAAVLVFCIADVFSANIQNYISGIPSSFLISLPYLVSLLLIFVK is encoded by the coding sequence ATGACAATACTCGCTGTTTTATCTTACGCCTGCCCTCTTATTCTCTGTTCGATTGGAGCCCTGTTTACTGAATACGCAGGTTGTCTTGCGCTTTTCTTAGACGGACTTGTTTCGTTCTCTGCCTTTTTGTTTTATACATTCACTGTAACAACAGGCTCGGCAATTCTTGGGGCGGTGATGGCATGCCTCGGTGCGGTAGGAATTACACTGACGTTCTCGGCAGTTGTAGAGCGAGGGGGAGCTAACAGGTTTATTGCCGCCATAGCAATGAACCTGTTATTTGGTGCGCTGTGTTCTTGTTTGTCGTCGGTGATTTTTGGGACTCGCGGAGTTCTGGCGGCAGAACTCTTCCGTTTTTCTGCGAACTCGGCGCGCGCGGCGACTGTAGTTGTTACGGCGGTACTTGTTGCGATTGCGGTGATTTTCTTAAGATACGGCCGCCACGGGTTATATATTCGGATTGCGGGAAGTGATGCGGATGTATTACAGGCAAAGGGTGTAAATCCAGGCGTAATCAGAACTCTGTCCTGGTCACTTGCAGCCCTTTACGGTTCTGCAGCTGGCTGCTTTCTTGCTATGAGACTCTCTTCTTTTGTTCCTAATATTTCAAGTGGACGAGGCTGGATGGCACTTGCAGTAGTTTTCCTTGGCAAAAAGAAACCGCTGCGCATTGTGGCAGCGGTTCTGGTTTTCTGTATTGCAGATGTTTTCTCTGCTAATATTCAGAATTATATTTCGGGCATTCCATCTTCCTTTTTGATTTCACTGCCCTATCTGGTTTCGCTTCTTCTTATTTTTGTAAAATAG
- a CDS encoding ABC transporter permease subunit, giving the protein MNIYYTGSALNLSALYMIAGSGALISMKSGDFNLGGEGQIYLGGFVSAIVLAKLAESGNPAMSCFAVLTAVLAAFICTALMAGVSAVFKIFRNADFLFTSFIASAAMIPFIDGLVSGPFRSTTDNLLATPFIPEKVRLPSILPPSPLNASFILALAFCAAAWFLLNRTAWGRQLCILGTSPEFSRFAGFAGHRLSLSSALLSGGLHGLAGAAAIAGTYFTCHQGFYSGMGWNAFSAALIAGANPLLLIPSSIFMGFITTYSNKFALYHNFGFDISSMIQAVILFLIAFKPRSK; this is encoded by the coding sequence ATGAATATTTATTACACAGGCTCTGCACTGAATCTTTCTGCCTTATATATGATTGCGGGAAGCGGTGCTTTAATTTCAATGAAATCGGGAGATTTCAATTTAGGCGGCGAAGGACAGATTTACCTTGGTGGTTTTGTAAGTGCAATTGTGCTGGCAAAACTTGCAGAAAGTGGAAATCCTGCAATGTCATGTTTCGCCGTTCTTACAGCAGTACTCGCTGCCTTTATCTGTACCGCGCTGATGGCAGGAGTTTCTGCTGTTTTTAAGATTTTCCGCAATGCAGATTTTCTGTTTACCTCGTTTATTGCTTCGGCTGCCATGATTCCGTTTATTGACGGTCTTGTAAGCGGACCGTTCAGAAGTACCACAGACAATCTGCTGGCAACGCCTTTTATTCCAGAGAAGGTTCGTCTTCCTTCTATTCTTCCGCCATCGCCACTTAATGCCTCGTTCATTCTCGCACTGGCATTCTGTGCCGCCGCATGGTTCTTACTCAACCGCACAGCCTGGGGACGCCAGTTATGCATACTCGGCACCAGTCCAGAGTTTTCACGTTTCGCGGGCTTCGCAGGCCACAGACTTTCCCTTAGTTCCGCATTACTTTCCGGCGGCCTCCACGGCCTGGCCGGGGCGGCCGCCATCGCAGGAACCTACTTTACCTGCCATCAGGGCTTTTATTCCGGTATGGGATGGAACGCCTTCTCCGCAGCCCTGATTGCAGGAGCTAATCCTCTGCTGCTTATTCCGTCGTCTATTTTTATGGGCTTTATTACAACCTATTCAAATAAGTTTGCGCTCTATCATAATTTCGGATTCGATATCAGCAGTATGATTCAGGCCGTTATACTGTTTTTAATTGCATTTAAGCCGAGGTCAAAATGA
- a CDS encoding family 43 glycosylhydrolase — protein sequence MKSARYFVSVIMILSIITAASSCNGGKKMESKNETILEATAVTEMQKLMAEKAFKMPGENNPVVAHKYGADPAILIYKDTLYLYTTNDMQQFEFTKGKTDNGYNKITSLNVFSTKDLVNWTDCGEIKVAGKNDFIGAALWASNSWAPAVCWKNINGKDKFFIYFADSGNGIGVLEGESPVGPFVDPIKEPLISRKVPTCEKINWLFDPAVIVDDDGQAYIYFGGGHDPDKYEHPMNARCAALSEDMVHLEGEPKVIDAPFLFEDSGINKIGDTWYYTYCTNWADRKDTKDPDKMPIAVIGYMTSKNPLGPFEYKGYTLENPGTIFGAWGNNHHWIFNFRGNWYIAYHTQTLEKTVGSEKGGYRNIFIDHFAVNADGSLPIQKSTKKGVEQLGTFALGDVVPAATMASSRNAAVTSRQTVVAVKDGAYLCLKGVEFKGTETEFSVECIPVEGKSIKLSIDGIGSTGTEIGTKFSGINGVHDLYIILPEGVELISWRIK from the coding sequence ATGAAAAGTGCAAGATATTTTGTATCCGTAATTATGATTTTAAGTATAATTACGGCGGCAAGTTCATGTAACGGAGGAAAAAAGATGGAATCAAAAAATGAGACAATACTGGAAGCAACTGCTGTAACAGAAATGCAGAAGCTTATGGCAGAAAAAGCTTTTAAAATGCCGGGAGAGAATAATCCTGTTGTTGCACACAAATATGGTGCAGATCCTGCCATTTTGATTTATAAGGATACCTTATATCTTTATACAACAAATGATATGCAGCAGTTTGAATTTACAAAAGGCAAAACTGATAACGGATATAATAAGATTACAAGTCTTAACGTGTTCAGTACAAAGGATCTTGTAAACTGGACTGACTGCGGAGAAATCAAAGTTGCCGGAAAAAATGATTTTATTGGTGCTGCTCTCTGGGCAAGCAATTCCTGGGCACCTGCTGTCTGCTGGAAGAACATCAATGGAAAAGATAAGTTCTTTATTTACTTTGCAGACAGTGGAAACGGAATTGGTGTTCTGGAAGGAGAGTCTCCTGTTGGTCCTTTTGTTGACCCGATTAAAGAACCTCTTATTTCCCGAAAGGTTCCAACCTGCGAAAAAATCAACTGGCTTTTTGATCCTGCTGTAATTGTTGATGATGATGGACAGGCATATATTTATTTTGGCGGTGGACATGATCCTGATAAATATGAACATCCTATGAATGCCCGCTGCGCTGCCTTGAGTGAAGATATGGTTCATCTTGAAGGAGAACCTAAAGTTATTGATGCTCCATTCCTTTTTGAAGATTCTGGAATCAATAAGATTGGTGATACCTGGTATTATACTTATTGTACAAACTGGGCAGACAGAAAAGATACAAAAGATCCAGATAAGATGCCAATTGCAGTAATCGGTTATATGACATCAAAGAATCCTCTCGGACCTTTCGAGTACAAGGGTTACACTCTGGAAAATCCTGGAACTATTTTTGGTGCCTGGGGAAATAACCATCACTGGATTTTCAACTTCCGCGGAAACTGGTATATCGCATACCACACACAGACTCTTGAAAAAACAGTCGGAAGCGAGAAGGGCGGATACCGCAATATCTTTATTGATCATTTTGCAGTAAATGCAGACGGCTCTCTCCCAATTCAGAAGTCAACAAAGAAGGGTGTAGAACAGCTTGGAACTTTTGCACTTGGTGATGTTGTTCCTGCTGCAACAATGGCAAGCTCACGCAATGCTGCCGTTACAAGCAGGCAGACTGTAGTTGCTGTTAAAGATGGCGCATACCTCTGCCTCAAGGGTGTAGAGTTCAAAGGTACAGAAACTGAGTTCTCTGTAGAATGTATTCCTGTTGAAGGAAAATCAATCAAGTTGAGTATTGATGGAATTGGAAGCACTGGCACTGAGATTGGAACAAAGTTCAGCGGCATAAATGGTGTTCACGACCTCTACATCATTCTTCCTGAAGGTGTTGAACTGATTTCGTGGAGAATCAAATAA
- the lysS gene encoding lysine--tRNA ligase translates to MSNENQNNQNNEKRDPLLCHWADQMANQIIREKGDLDSYTCASGITPSGTVHLGNFREIITVDLVVRALRDRGKNVRFIYSWDDYDVFRKVPANMPDPEILEKYLRYPITEVPDTTGRNENYARHHEVDIETQLPRVGISPEFLYQASRYRANRYAEGMKKAMQNRDVIKECLNEYRDDAHKMKPEDVYWPVAIFCGKCQKDTTEITDYDGEYGITYKCECGNCETADIRTFKGAKLGWRVDWPMRWNEEKVVFEPGGKDHISPGGSYDTAKLVSKRIYNWDAPVTMRYDFVNLKGVPGKMSSSKGKVIALPDALDVYQAEVLRYLFAGTRPNTEFAISFDMDVLKVYEDYDKTERVVYGIDKAKSEDHFNKEKRIYMLSQIDGKIPETMPYQVTIRQLTTLLQIYSGDIDAVIKALGDVKPEQEERLRRRIECAWFWVKHSAPDCAPDFCFELRNDGSKADLSGDILTAVKRVRDEVLPKLDTFQLDKECQQAMYDIATEMGLESKTLFTALYNALINKDQGPRLGSFFRIIGKEKLEKILSVY, encoded by the coding sequence ATGAGTAACGAAAATCAGAATAATCAGAATAACGAAAAGAGAGATCCACTCCTCTGTCACTGGGCAGATCAGATGGCTAACCAGATTATCCGTGAGAAGGGAGATCTGGATTCTTATACCTGTGCTTCAGGAATTACACCTTCTGGAACAGTTCACCTTGGAAACTTCCGCGAAATCATTACAGTAGACTTAGTAGTTCGCGCACTTCGCGACCGCGGTAAGAACGTACGCTTTATTTATTCATGGGATGACTACGACGTATTCCGCAAAGTTCCTGCTAACATGCCTGACCCTGAAATCCTTGAAAAATACCTCCGCTATCCAATTACTGAGGTACCTGATACAACTGGACGCAATGAAAACTATGCCCGCCACCATGAGGTTGATATTGAAACTCAGCTTCCACGCGTTGGCATTTCTCCTGAGTTCCTTTATCAGGCAAGCCGCTACCGTGCTAACCGCTATGCAGAAGGTATGAAAAAGGCTATGCAGAACCGCGACGTGATCAAGGAATGTTTGAACGAATACCGCGATGACGCTCATAAAATGAAGCCGGAAGATGTTTACTGGCCGGTAGCAATTTTCTGCGGAAAGTGCCAGAAAGATACAACTGAAATTACAGACTACGACGGCGAATACGGAATCACTTATAAGTGTGAATGTGGTAACTGCGAAACTGCAGATATCCGTACTTTCAAGGGCGCAAAGCTCGGCTGGCGTGTTGACTGGCCAATGAGATGGAACGAAGAAAAGGTTGTATTCGAGCCGGGTGGAAAAGACCACATCAGTCCAGGTGGAAGCTACGATACAGCAAAACTTGTTTCTAAGAGAATCTACAATTGGGATGCTCCAGTTACAATGCGCTATGACTTTGTAAACCTGAAAGGGGTGCCAGGAAAGATGTCTTCATCAAAGGGTAAGGTAATTGCTCTTCCTGATGCTCTTGATGTTTATCAGGCAGAAGTTCTTCGCTACCTCTTTGCAGGTACACGCCCTAATACAGAATTTGCAATCAGCTTTGATATGGACGTTCTCAAGGTTTATGAGGACTACGACAAGACTGAACGTGTAGTTTACGGAATTGATAAGGCTAAATCTGAAGATCACTTTAATAAGGAAAAGCGTATTTATATGCTTTCTCAGATTGACGGAAAGATTCCAGAAACAATGCCATATCAGGTAACAATTCGCCAGCTTACAACATTGCTCCAGATTTACTCTGGTGATATTGATGCTGTAATTAAGGCACTTGGAGATGTAAAACCTGAACAGGAAGAACGCCTCCGCCGCCGTATTGAATGTGCATGGTTCTGGGTAAAGCATTCAGCTCCAGACTGCGCTCCAGATTTCTGCTTCGAACTCCGCAACGACGGAAGCAAGGCAGACCTCTCTGGCGACATTCTTACAGCAGTAAAGCGTGTTCGTGATGAAGTACTTCCAAAGCTCGATACATTCCAGCTCGACAAGGAATGTCAGCAGGCAATGTACGACATCGCTACAGAAATGGGACTTGAATCAAAGACTTTGTTCACAGCACTTTACAATGCACTCATCAACAAAGATCAGGGACCACGTCTCGGAAGCTTCTTCCGCATTATCGGAAAAGAAAAGCTCGAAAAGATTCTTTCTGTTTATTAA
- a CDS encoding BMP family ABC transporter substrate-binding protein — MKKIILFTTIFAAILSMGFAKAKKTDKTSIAVFVPGIIDDSPVYNMLVQGVKAAVEEKNQNLSKKEKVNLFIMEAGTNQAEWGAKITALCAEQKYDVIISSNPSLPDLVEPILKSFPKQKFILMDATKEGNQNIHTICYNQYEQSYLTGYIGGLMSKSHKLALIAAQEYPVMNNIILPYFEKGAKAANADSTVDFRIVGNWYDATKGAEIADAVAKKGVDVILPICGGASQGVITSAVNNGIYVTWFDDNGFAKAPGTIISSSVMKQKEMSYNVTKEFIEGNTPWGTAKMVGIKEGFVDFVQDDPNYIKAVPADIREKMKNLLDDIRSGKTEIK; from the coding sequence ATGAAAAAGATAATTTTATTTACAACTATTTTTGCAGCAATCCTTTCTATGGGATTTGCTAAGGCTAAAAAAACTGACAAAACTTCTATTGCAGTTTTTGTTCCAGGAATTATTGATGACAGTCCTGTTTATAACATGCTTGTTCAGGGGGTAAAAGCCGCTGTTGAAGAAAAGAATCAGAATCTTTCTAAAAAAGAAAAGGTTAATCTTTTTATTATGGAAGCTGGTACTAACCAGGCTGAATGGGGTGCAAAGATTACAGCTCTTTGTGCTGAACAGAAATATGATGTAATTATTTCTTCTAACCCTTCTCTTCCAGACCTTGTTGAACCAATTCTTAAATCATTCCCAAAACAGAAGTTTATTCTGATGGACGCAACTAAAGAAGGAAATCAGAACATTCATACTATCTGTTACAATCAGTATGAGCAGTCTTATCTTACCGGTTATATCGGCGGACTTATGTCTAAAAGCCATAAGCTTGCTTTGATTGCAGCTCAGGAATATCCTGTTATGAATAACATTATTCTTCCTTATTTTGAAAAGGGTGCAAAGGCTGCAAACGCTGATTCTACTGTAGACTTTAGAATTGTAGGAAACTGGTATGATGCAACAAAGGGTGCAGAAATTGCAGATGCTGTTGCAAAGAAAGGTGTTGATGTAATTCTTCCTATCTGTGGCGGTGCTTCTCAGGGTGTTATAACTTCTGCTGTAAATAATGGAATTTATGTTACATGGTTTGATGACAATGGCTTTGCAAAAGCTCCTGGAACTATTATTTCTTCCAGTGTTATGAAGCAGAAGGAAATGTCTTATAATGTAACTAAGGAATTTATTGAAGGTAATACTCCTTGGGGAACAGCTAAAATGGTTGGAATAAAAGAAGGTTTTGTTGATTTTGTTCAGGATGATCCGAACTATATCAAAGCCGTTCCGGCTGACATCAGAGAGAAAATGAAGAACCTTTTGGATGATATTCGTTCAGGAAAAACAGAGATAAAATAG
- a CDS encoding alpha/beta hydrolase has product MKRTFIIFSIATILFTGCKNKKTDFPFEANPISQAIKLENQPVTKQQLDRIPEAYRVIVKDGGTIEHITYESKNYYGDGQTKEKKANVYLPAGYDKSKKYKVLYLMHGIGGDENEWGMKDEQSLIKKIMDNLTVKGDIEPFIIVTPNGRSGSDPNPNKTYLAFYKFGEELRNDLIPYMDSHYSTYADRDHRAMAGLSMGGMQTINIGICECLDLISYFGAFSAAPTSYEAAKVAQVLDRNEKLPVHYFYNICGTEDSIAYGAHAAAAKLLPRLTDRLTEGENFRWQEQGGGHDFGIWNLGFYNFVKVFGGNK; this is encoded by the coding sequence ATGAAGAGAACTTTTATCATTTTCAGCATTGCAACAATCTTATTTACCGGCTGCAAAAATAAAAAGACAGACTTTCCGTTTGAAGCGAATCCGATTTCTCAGGCAATCAAACTTGAGAACCAACCAGTCACAAAACAGCAGCTGGACCGCATTCCGGAAGCTTACCGCGTTATTGTAAAGGACGGCGGAACTATTGAGCACATCACTTATGAATCTAAAAATTATTATGGTGATGGTCAGACTAAAGAAAAAAAAGCAAACGTCTATCTGCCTGCAGGTTATGACAAATCAAAAAAATATAAAGTGCTTTATCTGATGCACGGAATCGGCGGTGACGAAAACGAATGGGGTATGAAAGACGAACAGTCCCTCATCAAAAAGATAATGGACAATCTGACTGTAAAAGGTGATATAGAACCTTTTATAATCGTAACACCAAACGGACGTTCAGGCAGCGATCCGAATCCGAACAAAACTTATCTTGCTTTTTATAAATTCGGAGAAGAGCTCCGCAACGATCTGATTCCTTATATGGACTCACACTACTCTACTTATGCAGACAGAGACCATCGTGCAATGGCCGGCCTTTCTATGGGCGGAATGCAGACTATAAATATTGGAATCTGTGAATGTCTTGATTTGATAAGTTATTTCGGTGCTTTTTCTGCAGCTCCAACTTCTTATGAAGCAGCAAAGGTAGCTCAGGTTTTAGACCGAAATGAAAAACTGCCGGTACATTATTTCTATAATATTTGTGGTACTGAAGATTCGATTGCTTATGGAGCTCATGCAGCTGCAGCTAAACTTCTTCCGCGCCTTACAGACCGTCTCACAGAAGGCGAAAACTTCCGCTGGCAGGAACAGGGCGGCGGTCATGATTTTGGAATATGGAATTTAGGATTTTATAATTTTGTAAAAGTTTTTGGAGGTAATAAATAA
- a CDS encoding ATP-binding cassette domain-containing protein, giving the protein MLSLKDICVKYSYKTVLTGVSLNFEKGKIYSLLGENGAGKSTLARVLCGDILPTGGSIYLNEKKLNIRKPKDAIRNGIVCVHQRPLLAPSISIRDNLRIGISHKMIKLIPEFTKKWIFGRELSETVKNISEQEVFNTSLAGALLKSPFVLILDEPPFLDTQKIRELANSGLIIIIITHSFKEAIEKSDEVILLKDGNVLEKTSAKTITEAYIKEKLFGLTKTITTPDFIEKKDISEEEVMDLRRETFGSGSKMTKKNIGYIPSDRTFRASNPNLTIFQLCTAYHTKGKQKELEEYSKKLLTKADVNIRLNEKALCLSGGMLQRLILERELEENPEELYLFDPTHGLDAEATERLYSRLEGLAKKGVKIIIGKVE; this is encoded by the coding sequence ATGCTGAGTTTAAAAGATATCTGCGTAAAATATTCTTATAAAACTGTACTCACCGGCGTTTCGCTGAATTTTGAAAAAGGGAAAATTTATTCCCTTCTCGGAGAAAACGGTGCCGGTAAGTCTACACTTGCGCGTGTACTTTGTGGAGATATTCTGCCGACAGGCGGAAGCATTTATCTGAATGAAAAAAAACTGAATATAAGAAAGCCGAAGGACGCAATCAGAAACGGAATTGTTTGTGTTCACCAGAGACCACTGCTCGCTCCTTCAATTTCTATCAGGGATAATCTTAGAATCGGCATCAGCCATAAGATGATAAAGCTTATTCCTGAGTTCACAAAAAAATGGATTTTTGGGCGTGAACTTTCAGAAACAGTAAAAAACATCAGTGAACAGGAAGTGTTTAATACATCTCTTGCCGGTGCACTGCTCAAAAGTCCATTTGTACTGATTCTGGATGAACCGCCCTTTTTAGACACACAGAAAATCAGAGAGCTGGCAAACAGCGGACTAATCATAATTATAATCACACACAGTTTTAAAGAAGCTATTGAAAAATCTGATGAAGTGATTTTGCTGAAAGATGGAAATGTTCTTGAAAAAACTTCTGCAAAAACAATTACCGAAGCATATATAAAAGAAAAACTCTTCGGACTTACAAAAACTATAACAACTCCAGATTTTATTGAAAAAAAAGATATTTCTGAAGAAGAGGTTATGGATCTCAGACGAGAGACCTTCGGGTCAGGCTCGAAGATGACAAAAAAAAATATCGGATATATTCCTTCTGACAGAACATTCCGAGCCTCGAATCCTAACCTTACAATTTTTCAGCTTTGCACAGCCTATCATACAAAAGGCAAACAAAAAGAACTTGAAGAATACTCAAAAAAACTGCTTACAAAAGCAGATGTAAATATAAGATTAAATGAAAAAGCGTTGTGTCTCTCCGGTGGAATGTTACAGAGATTGATTCTTGAACGCGAACTGGAAGAGAATCCGGAAGAGCTTTATCTTTTTGATCCGACTCATGGACTGGATGCAGAAGCCACAGAACGGCTTTATTCCAGACTTGAAGGACTTGCAAAAAAAGGCGTGAAGATAATAATAGGAAAGGTAGAATGA